Proteins from a single region of Desulfolutivibrio sulfoxidireducens:
- a CDS encoding chloride channel protein, which produces MPPQRHPRPRRGPLPYLKIILRRLRRAASVRRLVLGLAAGTTSGLLACAFFACLELLRQFLLVGTVGLTVPSPGGEHFFYHAIPGTMRLWLLPVLLGAVGLVTGYAFTRLIPESLGAGTDGTDAMIKAFHRQSGIIRPKVFFLRAAGAILTMAAGGSAGSEGPMSQLGGGMGSYLALKLGLSARERRILLLAGAAGGLGAIFRAPLGGALTAVEVVYREDFEAEAVLPAVVSSVTAYTIMTLFFGTGSIFTAPAYHFQSVLELPVYAFLGVFCSGAAFVYLRTFFFFKHRVFERLQAKIGLMWTAGIGGLCMGGLGAFFPQTLSSGYGWLEMAIRGDMGPALLAALFLGKTLATSLTIGSGLSGGMFAPTLFAGGVAGGIVGQVGHRLLPEVVTSPGGYTLVGMAAMFAGVAGAPVGPLIMVCEITQGYGLLAPLMLCSAVCLVLCRRVPLYENQVDNKFESPAHLGDATINILEELRVQDYYRPGKTTILEQGTTLKALTDIIAGTTELAFPVKDASGRLTGILSMQDVRNVLFEKTLFDLVVVGDLARPPVSLTPDTSLYDALLLFVDAQLSQIPVVDPENQDAVVGMLGREDVFSAYSTTLKELKKES; this is translated from the coding sequence ATGCCCCCCCAACGACACCCAAGACCCAGGCGCGGCCCCCTGCCGTACCTCAAGATCATCCTGCGCCGCCTGCGCCGGGCGGCCTCGGTGCGCCGACTGGTCCTGGGCTTGGCCGCGGGCACGACCTCGGGCCTTCTGGCCTGCGCCTTTTTCGCCTGCCTGGAGCTGTTGCGCCAGTTCCTGCTGGTCGGGACCGTGGGTTTGACCGTGCCCAGTCCCGGCGGCGAGCACTTTTTCTATCACGCCATCCCCGGAACCATGCGTCTTTGGCTTCTGCCGGTCCTTTTGGGAGCGGTTGGCCTTGTGACCGGCTACGCGTTCACTAGGCTCATCCCCGAATCCCTGGGCGCCGGCACCGACGGCACGGACGCCATGATCAAGGCCTTTCACCGGCAAAGCGGGATCATCCGCCCCAAGGTCTTTTTCCTGCGCGCGGCCGGGGCCATCCTGACCATGGCCGCCGGCGGCAGCGCCGGAAGCGAGGGTCCCATGTCCCAACTGGGCGGCGGCATGGGATCGTATCTAGCTCTGAAACTGGGACTTTCGGCCAGGGAACGGCGCATCCTGCTTCTGGCCGGGGCGGCCGGAGGCCTGGGGGCCATCTTCCGGGCCCCCCTGGGCGGGGCGCTCACGGCCGTGGAGGTCGTCTACCGCGAGGACTTCGAGGCCGAGGCCGTGCTGCCGGCTGTGGTCTCCTCGGTGACGGCCTACACCATCATGACCCTTTTTTTCGGCACGGGCTCCATCTTCACCGCCCCGGCCTACCATTTCCAAAGCGTCCTGGAACTGCCCGTCTACGCCTTTCTGGGGGTTTTCTGCTCCGGGGCGGCCTTCGTGTACCTGCGGACCTTTTTTTTCTTCAAGCACCGGGTGTTCGAGCGCCTCCAGGCGAAAATCGGGCTGATGTGGACGGCGGGGATCGGGGGACTGTGCATGGGCGGGCTCGGGGCCTTTTTCCCCCAGACCCTGAGTTCCGGCTACGGCTGGCTGGAGATGGCCATCCGGGGGGACATGGGGCCGGCGCTGCTGGCGGCCCTGTTCCTGGGCAAGACCCTGGCCACCTCCCTGACCATCGGCTCGGGTTTAAGCGGCGGCATGTTCGCGCCCACACTCTTCGCCGGCGGCGTGGCCGGGGGCATCGTGGGCCAGGTGGGGCACCGCCTGCTGCCGGAGGTGGTGACCAGCCCCGGCGGCTACACCCTGGTGGGCATGGCGGCCATGTTCGCCGGGGTGGCCGGGGCCCCGGTGGGGCCGCTGATCATGGTCTGCGAGATCACCCAGGGCTACGGCCTTCTGGCTCCGCTGATGCTGTGCTCGGCCGTGTGTCTGGTCCTGTGCCGCCGCGTCCCCTTGTACGAAAACCAGGTGGACAACAAATTCGAGTCACCGGCCCACCTGGGCGACGCCACCATCAACATTCTGGAGGAACTTCGGGTGCAGGACTATTACCGGCCCGGCAAGACCACCATCCTGGAGCAGGGGACGACGCTCAAGGCCCTGACGGACATCATCGCCGGGACCACGGAACTGGCCTTTCCGGTGAAGGACGCCTCTGGCCGCCTGACCGGCATCTTGTCCATGCAGGACGTGCGCAACGTCCTTTTCGAAAAAACCCTGTTCGATCTGGTGGTGGTCGGCGATCTGGCCCGGCCGCCGGTCAGCCTGACCCCGGACACCAGCCTCTACGACGCGCTGTTGCTGTTCGTGGACGCGCAACTCAGCCAGATCCCCGTGGTCGATCCCGAAAACCAGGACGCGGTTGTGGGCATGCTCGGCCGCGAGGACGTCTTTTCGGCCTATTCCACGACGCTGAAGGAACTCAA